The following are from one region of the Salvia hispanica cultivar TCC Black 2014 chromosome 1, UniMelb_Shisp_WGS_1.0, whole genome shotgun sequence genome:
- the LOC125204550 gene encoding uncharacterized protein LOC125204550: MSSLQQSGDVNLESANTTHVCGGGGGGGCPAVVSAERGGDAPPSSNGNEIIVNVNEKNERRDSNVSEYSVEMVDLESGAEESKLHLTRIIKDCRICHLSMDATNQESGIPIELGCSCKDDLAASHKQCAEAWFKIKGNKICEICGSIAQNVVGVNEADLIMEQWNEANDAEAAAATAPTRAPILESRNFWQGHRFLNFLLACMVFAFVISWLFHFNVPS, from the exons ATGTCATCTTTACAGCAATCCGGGGATGTTAATTTAGAATCAGCTAACACCACTCATGtctgcggcggcggcggcggtggtggttGTCCGGCAGTAGTATCCGCCGAGAGAGGAGGTGATGCGCCGCCTTCCTCTAATGGAAATGAGATTATTGTTAATGTGAATGAGAAGAATGAGAGGAGGGATTCAAATGTTTCAGAGTACTCAGTGGAGATGGTGGATCTGGAATCTGGTGCAGAGGAATCTAAGCTGCATCTGACAAGAATCATCAAGGATTGCAGGATTTGCCATCTCAGCATGGATGCAACCAATCAGGAATCTGGGATCCCTATTGAGCTAGGTTGTTCTTGTAAGGATGATTTGGCTGCCTCCCACAAACAATGTGCAGAAGCATGGTTCAAGATTAAGGGAAACAA AATCTGTGAGATATGTGGCTCTATAGCACAAAACGTCGTTGGTGTAAATGAGGCAGACTTGATCATGGAACAATGGAATGAAGCAAATGATGCTGAAGCAGCTGCTGCAACTGCCCCGACTCGTGCACCCATTTTGGAGTCTCGAAATTTCTGGCAAGGTCATcgttttttaaactttttgttGGCTTGTATGGTGTTTGCATTTGTAATCTCCTGGCTATTCCACTTCAACGTACCCTCGTGA
- the LOC125213218 gene encoding uncharacterized protein LOC125213218, producing MRTLCPNLDREDGLDTVLEVPIPEEMLASTKNRSWQNMKSWITPRPPPASVFGGRAAEIQFLLGVVGAPLIPLPIRCDRTVHNNFKGCPIESSMAKYIVQQYIAAAGGEHALNSIDSMYAMGKVKMAASELVAGDAKVKNNVRPGAGELGGFVLWQKRPDLWSLELMVGGCKISAGSDGKVAWRQTPWQNSHASRGPPRPLRRSLQGLDPRSTANLFSNSICIGEKTINGEDCFVLKLEAEPPTLRARSSSNVEIMRHTVWGCFSQKSGLLIQLEDSHLLRIKAAAGNRDDVFWETTMESLIQDYRTVEGVNIAHSGRTCVSLFRFGENNEGHTRTRMEEVWSVEEVDFNIKGLSMDCFLPPADLKKEDEDEEDEECGVVGGGGGKNIGGRILGGGKCGRRVVAIDEDMEM from the exons ATGAGAACTTTGTGTCCGAACTTGGACCGGGAAGACGGCCTCGACACGGTGCTGGAGGTTCCGATCCCCGAAGAAATGCTCGCTTCCACCAAGAACCGGTCGTGGCAGAACATGAAGTCATGGATCACGCCGCGCCCGCCTCCCGCCTCCGTATTTGGCGGCCGCGCCGCCGAGATTCAGTTCCTCCTCGGAGTCGTCGGAGCCCCCCTCATCCCCCTGCCTATCCGCTGCGATCGCACCGTCCACAACAACTTCAAAGGCTGCCCCATC GAGAGTTCGATGGCGAAGTACATCGTGCAGCAGTACATAGCGGCCGCGGGGGGAGAGCACGCCTTGAACTCGATCGACAGCATGTACGCGATGGGGAAGGTGAAGATGGCGGCGTCTGAGCTTGTGGCGGGAGATGCCAAAGTGAAGAATAATGTGAGGCCGGGAGCGGGTGAATTGGGGGGCTTCGTGCTGTGGCAGAAGCGCCCCGATTTGTGGAGCTTGGAGTTGATGGTTGGTGGCTGTAAAATCAGCGCCGGCAGCGATGGTAAGGTGGCTTGGAGGCAGACCCCGTGGCAAAACTCCCACGCCTCTCGAGGCCCGCCTCGCCCCCTTCGCCGCTCTCTGCAG GGGCTCGATCCAAGATCAACAGCTAATCTCTTCTCCAACTCAATCTGCATCGGCGAGAAGACCATCAACGGCGAAGATTGCTTCGTGCTGAAGCTGGAGGCCGAGCCTCCGACGCTGAGAGCGAGAAGCAGCAGCAACGTCGAGATCATGAGGCACACAGTGTGGGGCTGTTTCAGCCAGAAAAGCGGCCTACTCATCCAGCTCGAAGACTCCCACTTGCTTCGGATAAAGGCCGCGGCCGGAAACAGAGACGACGTGTTCTGGGAGACGACGATGGAGTCGCTCATTCAGGACTACAGAACCGTGGAGGGCGTGAACATAGCGCATTCGGGGAGGACTTGCGTCTCCCTCTTCCGATTCGGAGAAAACAACGAAGGACATACGAGGACGAGGATGGAGGAGGTGTGGAGCGTGGAGGAGGTGGATTTCAACATTAAAGGGCTGTCGATGGACTGCTTCTTGCCTCCGGCTGATTTGAAGAAggaagacgaagacgaagaagaCGAAGAATGTGGCGTggttggtggtggtggtggcaaGAACATAGGTGGGAGGATTCTTGGTGGTGGTAAATGTGGGAGGAGAGTTGTGGCTATTGATGAGGATATGGAGATGTAA
- the LOC125202420 gene encoding proline transporter 1-like, giving the protein MKDPEKRGYICNEPPMNGAPQPFVLSQILDSGGEEEKEATRLLAEQMEFPEGNGVVGADGKVHSDYHLDVEMPDTAHQISHDSWFQVGFVLTTGINSAYVLGYSGTIMVPLGWVGGVVGLILATMISLYANTLVAKLHEFGGKRHIRYRDLAGFIYGKNAYALTWGLQYVNLFMINVGYIILAGSALKAVYVLFRDDHDMKLPYFIALAGLACAVFAICIPHLSALRIWLAFSTFFSLVYIVVGFALALKDGINAPPRDYSIPGTKVGKIFTIIGAAANLVFAFNTGMLPEIQATVRPPVVQNMMKALYFQFTVGVLPMYAVTFMGYWAYGSATSAYLLNNVKGPIWVKTFANISAFLQTVIALHIFASPMYEYLDTKFSIKGSALAVRNLSFRILVRGGYLAITSLVSALLPFLGDFMSLTGAVSTFPLTFILANHMYLIAKKNRLSFLQKKWHWLNVVLFSCMSVAAAVAAVRLIVVHSTTYDVFADL; this is encoded by the exons ATGAAGGATCCCGAGAAGCGCGGCTATATATGTAACGAGCCCCCAATGAATGGAGCCCCGCAGCCATTTGTCCTCTCCCAGATC CTTGATAGCGGcggagaggaggagaaggaggcGACGCGGCTGCTGGCGGAACAAATGGAGTTTCCTGAAGGAAACGGCGTCGTTGGGGCCGATGGAAAAGTGCACTCCGATTACCATTTGGATGTTGAAATGCCTGATACTGCACATCAGATTAGCCAcg ACTCGTGGTTTCAAGTCGGGTTTGTTCTCACAACGGGGATAAACAGTGCCTATGTGCTAGGATACTCGGGCACCATCATGGTTCCGTTGGGATGGGTAGGTGGCGTGGTTGGACTTATTCTCGCCACGATGATATCTTTGTACGCGAATACTTTAGTTGCCAAGCTTCATGAATTTGGAGGAAAGAGGCACATCAGATATAGAGACCTTGCTGGATTTATATATG GTAAAAATGCGTATGCTCTTACATGGGGACTCCAGTATGTGAATCTCTTCATGATCAACGTTGGATATATTATTTTAGCTGGGAGTGCCCTTAAG GCTGTGTATGTTCTGTTTAGAGACGACCATGATATGAAACTCCCGTACTTTATTGCTTTAGCTGGCCTTGCCTGTGCTGTCTTTGCTATTTGCATACCTCATTTATCAGCACTGCGTATTTGGCTGGCGTTCTCTACATTCTTCAGCCTTGTATACATCGTCGTAGGTTTCGCCCTGGCGCTTAAAGATG GCATAAATGCTCCTCCAAGAGATTACAGCATTCCTGGAACAAAAGTAGGCAAGATTTTCACAATTATAGGTGCAGCAGCAAATCTCGTTTTCGCCTTCAACACTGGAATGCTTCCAGAAATACAG GCTACAGTGAGACCGCCGGTCGTTCAGAACATGATGAAGGCTCTGTATTTCCAGTTCACAGTTGGGGTTCTGCCAATGTATGCAGTTACCTTCATGGGATACTGGGCTTATGGATCCGCGACATCGGCCTACTTGCTGAACAACGTTAAGGGTCCGATCTGGGTGAAGACTTTTGCTAACATCTCTGCTTTCTTGCAAACAGTCATTGCTTTGCAT ATATTTGCAAGTCCGATGTATGAGTATTTAGATACAAAGTTCAGTATCAAAGGTAGCGCTCTAGCTGTGCGCAATCTGTCTTTCAGAATCCTGGTGAGAGGGGGCTACTTAGCCATCACCTCGTTGGTGTCTGCGTTGCTGCCCTTTTTAGGAGATTTCATGAGCCTAACAGGGGCTGTGAGCACGTTCCCGCTCACCTTCATTCTTGCAAACCACATGTATCTCATCGCGAAGAAGAACAGGCTGAGTTTTCTGCAGAAGAAGTGGCATTGGCTCAACGTCGTCTTGTTTAGTTGCATGTCAGTTGCAGCTGCAGTTGCTGCTGTGAGACTCATTGTTGTGCATTCAACAACTTATGATGTTTTTgctgatttataa
- the LOC125201690 gene encoding immediate early response 3-interacting protein 1-like, with protein MGLWTLLEGFLLLANALAILNEDRFLAPRGWSFQEYSGIKRNSFKGQILGLIYATQYMRVPLILLNLLCIIVKVVSG; from the coding sequence ATGGGGTTGTGGACACTTCTAGAAGGCTTCCTGCTTCTTGCAAATGCCCTGGCGATATTAAATGAAGACAGGTTTCTTGCCCCTAGAGGATGGAGCTTCCAAGAGTATTCTGGGATAAAGAGAAACTCATTCAAGGGACAGATACTTGGCCTTATCTACGCAACTCAGTACATGAGAGTGCCTCTTATACTTCTTAATTTGCTCTGCATCATTGTGAAGGTGGTGTCAGGGTGA
- the LOC125192142 gene encoding receptor-like protein 19 translates to MNENSFYGPIPPSIFNMSSIQIITLSSNALSSKLPIDMCMHSLRNLKTLKISFTKLYGEIPSSLGQCSSLEALSLYNNSLIGEMPKEIGNLTHLTQLFLGFNRLTGDIPNEICHLRMLNALWMESNKLTGPLPRDIQNLTSLRELVLYDNTLTGNIPKEIGYLSNLETLSMASTGFNGSIPKQIGNMTNLLYIYLEDNALSGGIPQEIGQLHKLLNLSIDSNKLTGPLPLAFFNMSHVRFISLRHNTLNGTLPREIGNMKSLQELYLINNTLTGVIPDEIGGLDKLVELYMNSNKFIGHLPPVIFNMKSLTELSLDKNDLTGIIPRELFTANIESIDLSGNHFQGTIPSTVETSLKLTYLNLANNSLSGFIPSTIGNLYSLKTLVLHSNNFIGEIPSSICKLSSLHFLHLSSNSLHGSIPKCLGELSKSLQVLHLKENNLHGLIPPTFPKGCALKSLNLNGNNLDGTLPQTLGNCGKLQVVDVGSNAIQDGFPFLMERLADLRVLVLRDNRFNGSMHLPIANGERTSDAPFVKLQVFDVSQNEFSGPLPTRYLTTLPAMINAKEDVSDITNWFIKYEESMEFVLKGTNQPLVRILKTFTTIDMSENKFSGKIPDSIGNLNSLKYLNLSHNSLTGKIPSSLGSVKALESLDLSSNRLNGEIPRHLTMLNFLSTFNLSVNDLVGEIPQSGGQFPTFDNKSFISNSGLCGLPLTKKCKQDPMAPPQESEDSNFVDGFSWRPVVLGYGCGFIIGALIGCFVMEYGSPKWLLEIFGIQ, encoded by the exons ATGAACGAGAACTCCTTCTATGGTCCGATTCCTCCATCCATCTTCAACATGTCATCCATACAAATAATAACTTTATCCAGTAATGCTTTGTCAAGTAAGCTGCCAATTGACATGTGCATGCATAGTCTTCGTAACCTCAAAACGCTTAAAATATCATTCACTAAGTTGTATGGAGAAATACCATCGAGCCTGGGCCAATGTTCAAGCCTTGAAGCGCTTTCCTTGTACAACAACAGCTTGATTGGAGAGATGCCAAAAGAAATTGGAAACTTGACACATCTCACTCAGTTATTCCTTGGGTTCAACAGGTTAACTG GTGATATTCCAAATGAGATTTGTCATCTTCGCATGTTAAATGCATTGTGGATGGAATCCAACAAATTGACTGGACCATTACCTCGAGACATTCAGAATTTGACTTCTCTTCGAGAGTTAGTTCTTTACGATAATACTCTTACTG GTAATATTCCTAAAGAAATTGGTTATCTTAGTAATTTAGAGACGTTAAGCATGGCATCCACCGGTTTTAATGGATCAATTCCAAAACAAATTGGAAACATGACAAACCttctttatatatatcttGAAGACAATGCATTAAGTG GTGGTATTCCACAAGAGATTGGCCAGCTTCATAAGTTACTAAATTTGTCCATTGATTCTAACAAGTTGACTGGCCCATTACCCCTGGCCTTTTTTAACATGTCTCATGTCCGGTTTATTTCCTTGAGACATAACACACTTAATGGGACATTGCCAAGAGAAATTGGGAACATGAAATCACTCCAAGAATTATACCtcattaacaatactttaacCG GTGTGATTCCAGATGAGATTGGTGGCCTTGATAAATTAGTTGAATTATACATGAATTCCAACAAGTTTATCGGCCATTTGCCTCCGGTCATATTCAACATGAAATCACTTACCGAATTATCTCTCGACAAGAATGATTTGACTG GTATCATTCCTAGAGAGTTGTTCACTGCCAACATTGAGAGTATTGATCTCTCCGGTAACCATTTTCAAGGCACCATACCTTCCACTGTTGAAACGTCCCTCAAGTTAACTTATCTCAACTTGGCAAATAACAGTCTCTCAGGCTTCATACCTTCCACCATTGGAAATCTCTACTCTCTCAAAACCCTAGTGCTCCACTCCAACAACTTCATTGGAGAGATTCCATCATCCATTTGCAAACTGAGTTcactccattttcttcatctATCATCCAACAGCCTGCATGGATCAATTCCAAAGTGTTTGGGAGAGCTAAGTAAATCCTTGCAAGTTCTGCATTTGAAGGAGAACAACCTTCATGGCCTCATTCCACCAACATTCCCAAAGGGTTGCGCTCTCAAGTCTCTGAACCTCAACGGCAATAACCTAGATGGAACACTGCCACAAACCCTAGGAAATTGTGGGAAGCTGCAAGTTGTTGACGTCGGAAGCAATGCGATACAAGATGGATTTCCCTTCTTGATGGAGCGTCTCGCTGATCTCCGGGTTCTTGTTTTGAGGGATAACAGATTCAATGGCAGTATGCATTTACCCATTGCTAATGGTGAGAGAACTAGTGATGCTCCATTTGTGAAGTTGCAAGTGTTTGATGTATCTCAAAATGAATTCAGTGGGCCCCTCCCAACTAGATATTTAACCACACTCCCAGCCATGATCAATGCCAAGGAAGATGTTTCAGACATTACTAACTGGTTCATCAAGTATGAGGAGTCAATGGAGTTTGTTTTGAAAGGCACAAATCAACCACTAGTGAGAATCTTGAAAACCTTCACCACTATTGACATGTCTGAGAACAAATTCTCCGGGAAGATTCCGGATTCCATAGGGAATCTTAATTCACTCAAGTACTTGAATTTGTCTCACAATAGTCTCACTGGGAAGATTCCATCATCCCTTGGAAGTGTGAAAGCATTGGAATCACTAGACTTGTCTTCAAACCGACTGAATGGTGAGATTCCTCGGCATTTAACGAtgttgaattttctttctacGTTTAATCTTTCAGTGAATGATCTTGTTGGAGAGATTCCTCAGTCTGGCGGCCAGTTTCCAACATTCGATAACAAatccttcatttcaaactCGGGATTATGTGGACTTCCTCTAACAAAAAAATGCAAGCAAGATCCCATGGCTCCTCCTCAAGAAAGTGAGGATTCTAATTTTGTGGATGGATTCAGTTGGAGACCGGTGGTTTTGGGATATGGATGTGGTTTCATAATAGGAGCTTTGATAGGTTGTTTCGTAATGGAATATGGAAGCCCTAAATGGTTACTAGAAATTTTCGGTATTCAATAA